One Glycine max cultivar Williams 82 chromosome 3, Glycine_max_v4.0, whole genome shotgun sequence DNA window includes the following coding sequences:
- the LOC100820496 gene encoding probable xyloglucan glycosyltransferase 6, with amino-acid sequence MSRTPNYEFQEWWNKQREKNTTNTNNLDSLDSLDDNLKNLDHAHSPSSPPFTALDISSSSAADTSADHDHDRSGRKERSRSARQLSWVFLLKFQQLAANLGWLSNGLLFLLRTGQRRIATDSASFGDGGDTSRLYRAIRFFLITVLLLLVFELLAYFKGWHFSPPDPSDVLGVIGVVYSTWLDVRASYLSPPLQSLANLCTVLFIVQSVDRVVLILGCFWIKFRRLKPVASVDYDGPVQSVEDFPMVLVQIPMCNEREVYQQSIGAVCILDWPKERMLVQVLDDSDEVDTQQLIKAEVHKWQQRGARIIYRHRLIRTGYKAGNLKSAMNCDYVKDYEFVAIFDADFQPTPDFLKKTVPYFKGKDDLALVQARWAFVNKDENLLTRLQNINLSFHFEVEQQVNGIFMNFFGFNGTAGVWRIKALEDSGGWLERTTVEDMDIAVRAHLCGWKFVFLNDVKCLCELPETYEAYKKQQHRWHSGPMQLFRLCFLDILRSKVSWAKKVNLIFLFFLLRKLILPFYSFTLFCIILPLTMFLPEAELPAWVVCYIPGIMSLLSVLPAPRSFPFIVPYLLFENTMSVTKFNAMISGLLRFGSSYEWVVTKKLGRSSETDLVAFEKEAEPLMRSNSLHRSSSDSGIEELSKLELSKKTGKTKKNRLFRKELYLAFILLAASVRSLLSAQGIHFYFLLFQGISFLVVGLDLIGEQVS; translated from the exons aTGTCTCGCACTCCCAACTACGAGTTCCAGGAATGGTGGAACAAGCAGCGCGAAAAGAACACCACCAACACCAACAACCTCGACTCCCTCGACTCCCTCGACGACAACCTTAAAAACCTCGACCACGCCCACTCCCCCTCGTCGCCGCCGTTCACGGCGCTCGACATAAGCTCTTCCTCCGCCGCCGACACCTCCGCCGACCACGACCACGACCGCTCCGGCCGGAAAGAACGCTCTCGAAGCGCGCGGCAGCTCTCATGGGTCTTCCTGTTGAAATTCCAGCAGCTCGCCGCCAACCTCGGCTGGCTCTCCAACggcctcctcttcctcctccgcACCGGCCAGCGCCGGATCGCGACGGACTCCGCCTCCTTCGGCGACGGCGGTGACACTTCGCGCCTCTACCGCGCGATCCGTTTCTTTCTCATAACAGTCCTCCTCCTCCTAGTGTTCGAGCTCCTCGCGTATTTCAAAGGCTGGCATTTCAGCCCTCCCGATCCGAGTGACGTTTTGGGCGTCATTGGAGTCGTTTACTCCACGTGGCTCGACGTTCGCGCCTCGTATCTATCACCTCCGCTGCAGAGTTTGGCGAATCTGTGCACCGTTTTGTTCATTGTGCAGTCGGTGGACAGGGTCGTTTTGATCTTAGGATGCTTCTGGATCAAGTTTCGGAGGCTCAAGCCCGTGGCGAGTGTGGATTACGATGGCCCCGTGCAGAGCGTGGAGGATTTTCCGATGGTGCTTGTTCAGATTCCCATGTGCAATGAGAGGGAG GTTTACCAGCAATCCATTGGAGCAGTTTGTATCCTAGATTGGCCAAAGGAGAGAATGCTTGTACAGGTTCTTGATGATTCTGATGAAGTAGATACCCAGCAGCTTATCAAGGCAGAAGTGCATAAATGGCAACAAAGGGGTGCTCGGATAATATATAGACATCGACTTATACGTACAGGCTACAAGGCAGGGAATCTTAAATCAGCAATGAACTGTGATTATGTTAAGGATTATGAGTTTGTGGCAATATTTGATGCTGATTTCCAGCCAACACCGGATTTTTTAAAGAAGACAGTGCCTTATTTCAAG GGAAAGGATGATTTGGCATTAGTACAGGCAAGATGGGCATTTGTAAACAAGGACGAGAACTTGCTTACAAGATTGCAAAACATCAATTTGTCTTTCCACTTTGAGGTGGAACAACAGGTGAATGGTATCTTCATGAACTTCTTTGGTTTTAATGGAACTGCTGGTGTCTGGAGAATAAAGGCCCTTGAGGATAGTGGTGGTTGGTTGGAGCGAACAACTGTTGAGGACATGGATATTGCTGTTCGTGCTCATCTGTGTGGATGGAAGTTTGTATTTCTCAATGATGTTAAG TGTCTTTGTGAACTTCCAGAGACCTATGAGGCATATAAGAAACAACAACATCGCTGGCATTCCGGTCCAATGCAATTGTTTCGCTTGTGTTTTCTTGATATACTTCGTTCAAAG GTTAGTTGGGCAAAGAAGgtcaatttaatatttcttttcttcctcctGAGGAAGCTTATCCTGCCATTTTATTCATTCACCCTATTCTGCATCATTCTTCCTTTGACCATGTTCCTTCCCGAAGCGGAGCTCCCAGCCTGGGTTGTTTGTTACATTCCTGGAATCATGTCCCTCCTAAGTGTTCTACCAGCTCCACGGTCATTTCCGTTTATAGTTCCTTACCTTCTATTTGAGAACACTATGTCGGTAACTAAATTTAATGCCATGATATCTGGATTACTTCGCTTTGGAAGTTCTTACGAGTGGGTGGTTACAAAAAAGTTGGGAAGATCGTCTGAGACTGATTTGGTTGCCTTTGAGAAAGAAGCTGAGCCTCTAATGCGATCTAATAGTCTTCATAGATCATCCTCAGATTCAGGCATTGAGGAACTAAGCAAACTAGAATTGTCAAAAAAAACTGGGAAGACGAAGAAAAATCGTCTCTTCAGGAAAGAACTTTATCTTGCATTTATTTTGTTGGCTGCCTCAGTTAGAAGCTTATTGTCTGCCCAAGGAATTCACTTCTACTTCTTATTATTTCAAGGGATAAGTTTTCTGGTTGTTGGCCTTGATTTGATTGGAGAGCAGGTTAGTTAA
- the LOC100794937 gene encoding 40S ribosomal protein S8 yields the protein MGISRDSMHKRRATGGKKKAWRKKRKYELGRQPANTKLSSNKTVRRIRVRGGNVKWRALRLDTGNYSWGSEAVTRKTRVLDVVYNASNNELVRTQTLVKSAIVQVDAAPFKQWYLQHYGVEIGRKKKTAAKKETAEEGGDAAAAAEEAKKSNHVQRKLEKRQKDRKLDAHIEEQFGGGRLLACISSRPGQCGRADGYILEGKELEFYMKKLQKKKGKGAA from the exons ATGG GTATCTCCAGAGATTCTATGCACAAGAGGCGTGCCACTGGTGGCAAGAAGAAGGCCTGgaggaaaaagagaaa GTATGAGCTTGGTCGCCAGCCTGCTAACACTAAGCTGTCAAGCAACAAGACAGTCAGGAGGATCCGTGTTAGAGGTGGAAATGTGAAATGGAGGGCATTGAGATTGGATACTGGAAATTACTCCTGGGGAAGTGAAGCTGTAACTCGCAAGACTCGTGTACTAGATGTGGTTTACAATGCCTCAAACAATGAGCTTGTGCGTACTCAGACTCTTGTCAAAAGTGCTATCGTTCAGGTTGATGCTGCTCCATTCAAACAGTGGTATCTTCAGCACTATGGTGTTGAGATTGGTAGGAAAAAGAAGACAGCTGCCAAGAAGGAAACTGCAGAG GAGGGTGGTGATGCTGCTGCAGCTGCAGAAGAAGCCAAAAAGAGTAACCATGTGCAGAGAAAATTGGAGAAGCGCCAGAAAGATCGAAAGCTTGATGCTCACATTGAGGAGCAGTTTGGTGGTGGGCGTTTGCTTGCTTGCATTTCCTCTAGACCTGGTCAATGTGGCAGAGCTGATGG CTACATTCTGGAAGGTAAGGAGTTGGAGTTTTACATGAAAAAACTccagaagaagaagggaaaggGTGCTGCTTGA